In a single window of the Flavobacterium sp. W4I14 genome:
- a CDS encoding putative DNA-binding protein (MmcQ/YjbR family) (product_source=COG2315; cog=COG2315; pfam=PF04237; superfamily=142906): protein MDSSTFIAHCLSFDEVIELPHFEKTSFRVNKKIFATLNIQKRQATFKLSAIDQSVFCDFDRNSVWPASGAWGKQGWTIFDLTALTDEMLIDALTLSYCNVAPKKLSEKYKC, encoded by the coding sequence ATGGATTCATCAACTTTTATAGCTCACTGCCTATCTTTTGATGAAGTTATTGAATTACCGCATTTCGAAAAAACTTCCTTCCGGGTAAATAAAAAGATCTTTGCTACGTTAAATATTCAGAAAAGGCAGGCAACATTTAAATTATCGGCAATTGATCAGTCTGTTTTCTGTGATTTTGATCGGAACAGCGTATGGCCGGCTAGCGGGGCCTGGGGCAAACAAGGTTGGACAATTTTTGACCTAACAGCATTAACAGATGAAATGCTTATCGATGCACTTACACTTTCTTATTGTAATGTGGCGCCTAAAAAGCTTTCCGAAAAATATAAATGTTAA